The region AAATCTACGAGCCAACCCACTACCGTTTTGTTGGGCTACTGGGGTTGAGCAATCCCCACCGTGGTCTTGAGGTGATGGTGCCCCAGTTGTGGGCAGAGGTGGTGTTGCTGTCCGAGGGCAGCGTGGAGGACATTGAAACAAATGTGCAGGTTATCCCCCGCCACCCGGAGCCAGAGTGCCCGCCCCGTGCCGATGGCTATTGGTTTGCCTATATTGTCAAGTCCACAAAGCAAACAAATGTCGAGATTTGCGTGGATTTGCAGGGAATCGGTGTGAGCGAGGTCAAGGCGGCTTGGGTCAAGATTCACTACGTTGCCTATGGCGCCCATGGTCGCTTCCCGAAAACCCATCATGAATTTATCCCCCTGAAGTTTCCGGCCAAGGGAGAAACGGGTGTGTGGCGGCCGGCAGAGGGAGCTCAGGTGCTACCCATTCGCACCCATTTACTGACGCCTTTGGATATTCTCCCCGAGGTACTCAATCGCTACGTTATGCCCCATGCCCAACCGGGAGATATTGTGGCCATTGGTGAAACCCCCATTGCCATCATCCAAGGCCGTCTTAAGGATCCAGCCCAACTGCGCCCCGGCTGGGTAGCAACGCGGGTCTGTCAATTCTTTCTACCCACCTCCAGTTTGGCCACGGCCTGTGGCATGCAAGCCCTCGTTGAAGAAGTGGGGGAGTTGCGGGTGCTGTTGGCTTTTATTGGCGGAGCGATCGCTAAAATCTTTGGCCACAAGGGCGGTTTCTATCAATTGGCTGGTGAACAAGCTCGCCTCATTGACGATGTCACCGGCACACTGCCCCCCTACGACCAATTTATTGTCATGGGGCCTGCCAACCCCCAAGCCATAGTCG is a window of Thermosynechococcus vestitus BP-1 DNA encoding:
- a CDS encoding F420-0:Gamma-glutamyl ligase; the protein is MIATVMGIGAAALGSLVLLGAIALEWRYRRRPAHPLEVIRATWNLEIYEPTHYRFVGLLGLSNPHRGLEVMVPQLWAEVVLLSEGSVEDIETNVQVIPRHPEPECPPRADGYWFAYIVKSTKQTNVEICVDLQGIGVSEVKAAWVKIHYVAYGAHGRFPKTHHEFIPLKFPAKGETGVWRPAEGAQVLPIRTHLLTPLDILPEVLNRYVMPHAQPGDIVAIGETPIAIIQGRLKDPAQLRPGWVATRVCQFFLPTSSLATACGMQALVEEVGELRVLLAFIGGAIAKIFGHKGGFYQLAGEQARLIDDVTGTLPPYDQFIVMGPANPQAIVDDLAAQTSLGVAIVDVNDLGAVKVLAASKGVSHQLLIKALRKNPAGNADEQTPIVLIRPF